From Bacteroidota bacterium:
TTATGTTTCAATAATTTCTGTACTTCTTCAAATGTTTCATTTGTTGAATTCAGTTTTGCATAATAAAATGCTTTTACTCCCCACAGCAGATTTAATGTATTTACAATATGCTTGTTATTAGTAAAAATAAAAATATGTGCTTTTGGACGGCAACTGGAAACCATAAATGCAGTATATCCGGTTTTCGTCATCCCCATAATTGCATGTGCATTTACTTCATCGGCAATTCTGCATGAATTAAAACACATCGCATCCGATAAAAATGTTCGGGAATTTTTATCAGGAGCATGTTGTCTGTTATAAACACACTCTTCTTTTTCCGCTTCTTCAATTATGTTTGCCATTGTAGTTACCACTAAATCGGGATGCAAACCGGTAGCAGTTTCAGCACTCAACATCACTGCATCTGCGCCATCTAAAACGGCATTTGCCACATCCGTAGCTTCTGCTCTTGTTGGACGAGCATCAGTAATCATACTTTCCATCATCTGTGTTGCAATAATTACCGGTTTTGCTTTTTTAATACATCTGCGAGTAATATCTTTTTGAATAAAGGGTACATTCTCAACAGGCACTTCTACACCTAAATCTCCACGAGCTACCATAATCGCATCCGTCGCATCAATAATTGCATCAATATTTTTTAGTGCTTCCGGTTTTTCAATTTTTGCAATTACTTTAGTTAGCTTTTTTCTATCCTGAATAATTTTTTTCAAGCCAATAATATCCTCCGCTTTTCTAACAAAAGATAACGCAATCCAATGCACATTTTGATCGAGCGCAAAAATTAAATCGTCGTAATCTTTTGGTGTAAGCGATGGAATAGACACTTTGGTATCGGGGAGATTTACTCCTTTTTTTGAAGATAGTTTATTGCCGTAAATTACTTTTGTTTTTACTGCATCTTTACGATTTGTGCTCATCACTTTTAATTCGATGCGTCCGTCATCTACCAATATAATATCACCTGCCACCACATCTTTTGGAAATTGCGGATAAGTGATATATACTTTTTTATTATTGCCAATCATTTCTTTGGTAGTGAATTCCAAAATATCTCCTGTTTGCAGTGGTGGTAAATTTTCTTCAACCATTCCTAACCGGATCTTTGGCCCTTGTAAATCTGCGATTATTGCGATGTAAGCACCATACTCCTTATTGATTTTATGAATCAACTTAATAGTTTGCTT
This genomic window contains:
- the pyk gene encoding pyruvate kinase, producing the protein MAIVYKNKTKIVATLGPASANYEMILQLIKAGVRIFRINFSHGTQMQHKQTIKLIHKINKEYGAYIAIIADLQGPKIRLGMVEENLPPLQTGDILEFTTKEMIGNNKKVYITYPQFPKDVVAGDIILVDDGRIELKVMSTNRKDAVKTKVIYGNKLSSKKGVNLPDTKVSIPSLTPKDYDDLIFALDQNVHWIALSFVRKAEDIIGLKKIIQDRKKLTKVIAKIEKPEALKNIDAIIDATDAIMVARGDLGVEVPVENVPFIQKDITRRCIKKAKPVIIATQMMESMITDARPTRAEATDVANAVLDGADAVMLSAETATGLHPDLVVTTMANIIEEAEKEECVYNRQHAPDKNSRTFLSDAMCFNSCRIADEVNAHAIMGMTKTGYTAFMVSSCRPKAHIFIFTNNKHIVNTLNLLWGVKAFYYAKLNSTNETFEEVQKLLKHNKRLKTGDVVLNLGTMPVKEFARTNVLKISVIK